From a region of the Nitrospira sp. genome:
- a CDS encoding response regulator transcription factor: MRILLVEDDADLAQFLRKGLREERYAVDVAVDGEQGLHFGTLNPYDLFILDIMLPQIDGLTLCRRLRDAGVTAPVFLLTARDTTQDKVSGLDLGADDYLTKPFAFAELLARARALLRRGGPQLQARLKAADLELDPATHRVWRRGTEIALTNKEYALLDFLLRNKNRVLTRTAIIEHVWDISYDPMTNIVDAHIRALRAKIDRDFAPSLITTVRGAGYMLEEQEPQS, translated from the coding sequence ATGCGTATTCTCTTGGTAGAAGATGATGCCGATCTGGCCCAATTTCTGAGAAAAGGGCTCAGAGAGGAGCGGTACGCGGTGGATGTGGCGGTTGACGGCGAACAGGGACTCCACTTCGGTACCCTCAATCCCTATGACCTATTCATCCTCGACATCATGCTGCCGCAGATTGATGGACTGACGCTCTGCCGTCGTTTGCGTGACGCAGGCGTCACGGCTCCGGTGTTTCTCCTCACTGCGCGTGACACGACCCAAGACAAGGTCTCGGGTCTGGACTTGGGGGCCGACGATTACCTGACGAAGCCGTTCGCCTTTGCAGAACTTCTGGCGAGGGCGAGAGCGCTGTTGCGTCGGGGCGGTCCGCAGCTACAGGCGAGGCTGAAGGCGGCGGATTTGGAACTCGATCCCGCGACCCATCGAGTGTGGAGGCGAGGGACCGAAATCGCGTTGACCAATAAGGAATATGCCTTGTTGGATTTTCTGCTCAGGAATAAGAATCGGGTGCTCACGAGGACCGCCATCATCGAGCATGTGTGGGACATCAGTTATGACCCGATGACGAATATCGTGGATGCGCATATCCGGGCGCTTCGGGCGAAAATCGACAGAGATTTCGCTCCTTCCCTGATCACCACGGTTCGTGGCGCCGGCTACATGTTGGAAGAACAGGAGCCCCAATCGTGA
- a CDS encoding glycosyltransferase, whose product MNIAQIGPFYEAVSLHSEGPEGRMIASLSEGLLRLRHDVTVFASGDSHTVGRVIPVAPLAMRAYPMPKRHLADALAMLALEKAFAMAPTFDMIHVHAGSVAFPLMRRSPIPIVGTIYGPIDAPEVLRLHREFRELALVATSASQVQRAPDLNWQAVIPSDLSRGEVGNEGLETRIARAYESIYEWITLRRSAARQDRALEFCHGV is encoded by the coding sequence ATGAACATTGCGCAGATCGGTCCGTTTTATGAAGCTGTGTCACTGCACAGTGAAGGTCCAGAGGGACGAATGATTGCATCGCTGAGTGAAGGGTTGCTCCGTCTGAGGCATGACGTCACGGTGTTTGCCAGTGGAGATAGTCACACCGTCGGGAGGGTGATTCCAGTAGCGCCGTTGGCCATGCGAGCCTATCCGATGCCAAAGCGGCACCTTGCCGACGCGCTGGCCATGTTGGCGCTGGAGAAGGCCTTCGCCATGGCGCCCACCTTCGACATGATCCATGTTCATGCCGGTTCGGTCGCCTTTCCGTTGATGCGCAGGAGTCCCATCCCCATCGTGGGCACTATTTACGGCCCGATCGATGCCCCGGAAGTATTGCGACTCCATCGGGAATTCCGTGAATTGGCGCTGGTCGCCACCTCGGCTTCGCAAGTGCAGCGGGCTCCTGATCTCAACTGGCAAGCGGTCATTCCGTCGGACTTGTCACGAGGGGAGGTGGGCAATGAAGGTCTAGAGACACGTATCGCACGAGCCTACGAATCCATCTATGAGTGGATTACCCTTCGTCGCTCGGCTGCTCGCCAGGACCGTGCCCTCGAGTTCTGTCATGGTGTCTAG
- a CDS encoding phosphoribosylglycinamide formyltransferase has translation MRLGVLASGRGSNLQAIIDAIERDALSAEIAVVISNKQDAVALERARTHGAPAVWLDPKPFAGRPESREAYDRAVLEVLQKHEVDVVLLAGYMKIVTAVLVSAYENRMMNIHPSLLPSFPGLDVQKKAIEHGCKIAGCTVHFVTEGVDEGPIIIQAAVPIVEGDTADTLAARILEHEHRIYPRAVQLYAEGRLRVEGRRVVVTDPPQPAVGFQYP, from the coding sequence GTGCGGCTCGGTGTCTTGGCTTCCGGACGGGGATCCAATCTGCAGGCGATCATCGACGCCATTGAGCGGGATGCGCTGTCGGCAGAGATCGCCGTGGTGATCAGTAACAAGCAGGATGCCGTGGCTCTCGAGCGCGCACGCACGCATGGCGCGCCGGCGGTGTGGCTCGATCCCAAACCTTTTGCGGGGAGACCGGAGAGCCGCGAGGCCTATGACCGTGCCGTCCTTGAAGTGTTGCAGAAGCATGAAGTGGATGTGGTGCTACTGGCCGGGTACATGAAAATCGTCACCGCGGTGCTGGTCTCAGCCTATGAAAACCGAATGATGAATATTCATCCGTCGCTGCTTCCTTCGTTTCCTGGCCTGGATGTACAGAAGAAAGCCATCGAACACGGCTGCAAAATTGCGGGCTGCACCGTGCATTTCGTCACGGAAGGCGTGGACGAAGGCCCGATCATCATTCAGGCGGCCGTGCCGATTGTCGAAGGGGACACGGCCGACACGTTAGCCGCTCGTATTTTGGAGCACGAACATCGCATCTATCCACGAGCCGTTCAGCTCTATGCCGAAGGGCGGTTGCGAGTGGAAGGGCGGCGGGTAGTGGTGACGGATCCTCCTCAACCGGCAGTCGGTTTTCAGTATCCGTGA
- a CDS encoding phosphoribosylformylglycinamidine cyclo-ligase, which produces MTTYRDAGVDIDAGDEFVERIKPHVRATFRPEVMTDLGGFGGLFRFQANRYQDPVLVSGTDGVGTKLKIAFLMDKHDTVGIDLVAMCVNDIAVSGAEPLFFLDYFATGKLSIATAAAVVKGISDGCRQAGCALIGGETAEMPSFYGDGEYDLAGFAVGVVDRPKIIDGKQIVPGDVIIGLASSGVHSNGFSLVRKVLLERSRLTVETVMPELGGPLGETLLTPTRIYAKQVLSLMECCPIKGIAHITGGGITDNLPRVFPARCGARIRRGSWPVLPIFEAIQARGSVPLDEMYRVFNMGIGLILVVAPDHADRVMAKARELGEQAYHIGEMVAQQTDEGVVEYVG; this is translated from the coding sequence ATGACTACCTATCGTGATGCCGGAGTCGATATCGATGCCGGCGATGAATTCGTCGAGCGAATCAAGCCGCATGTGCGGGCGACGTTTCGCCCTGAGGTGATGACCGATCTGGGCGGCTTCGGTGGCCTCTTCCGGTTCCAGGCCAATCGTTACCAGGATCCGGTGCTCGTGTCGGGAACGGACGGCGTCGGGACGAAACTCAAGATCGCCTTCCTCATGGACAAACACGACACGGTCGGCATCGACCTGGTCGCGATGTGCGTCAACGATATCGCCGTGAGCGGTGCGGAGCCATTGTTCTTTCTCGATTACTTCGCCACGGGCAAACTGTCCATCGCGACGGCGGCAGCGGTGGTGAAGGGGATTTCCGACGGCTGCCGTCAAGCAGGCTGTGCGTTGATCGGCGGTGAAACAGCCGAGATGCCCTCGTTTTACGGCGACGGTGAATACGACTTGGCTGGTTTTGCCGTGGGCGTCGTGGATCGTCCGAAGATCATCGACGGAAAGCAGATTGTTCCGGGTGACGTGATCATCGGGTTGGCCTCGAGCGGTGTGCACAGCAACGGCTTTTCCCTCGTGCGGAAAGTCCTGCTGGAGCGAAGCCGGTTGACCGTCGAAACGGTCATGCCGGAATTAGGCGGACCGCTCGGCGAGACCCTGCTCACGCCCACGCGGATTTATGCGAAGCAAGTGCTGTCGCTGATGGAATGCTGTCCGATCAAGGGGATTGCCCATATCACCGGCGGGGGGATCACCGATAATTTGCCGCGAGTCTTTCCAGCGCGATGCGGCGCGCGGATTCGTCGTGGGTCCTGGCCGGTGTTGCCGATTTTCGAGGCGATTCAGGCGCGCGGCTCGGTGCCGCTGGATGAAATGTATCGCGTCTTCAACATGGGAATCGGCCTGATCCTGGTCGTGGCTCCCGATCATGCTGATCGGGTCATGGCGAAGGCTCGTGAGTTAGGGGAGCAGGCGTATCACATCGGCGAGATGGTCGCACAGCAGACCGACGAAGGGGTGGTCGAGTATGTCGGCTAA
- a CDS encoding sigma-54-dependent Fis family transcriptional regulator yields MSASILIVDDEVSILNSLSSILEDEGYDVSVAKSGMEALKHCAMNPPELMMLDIWMPEMDGLETLKRLRELVPSTQVMMMSGHGSIETAVKAIKLGAYDYIEKPLSLENVTLRVKHALDQHRLEQENRSLRTKVERKFELIGQAPVMQQLKQLIETAGPTNSRVLIGGENGTGKELVARAIHQHSHRATRPFVAVNCAAIPETLIESELFGHERGAFSGATTMKRGQFEQADGGTLFLDEIADMSLSTQAKVLRALQEQQFTRVGGTKLIKVDVRVLAASNKDLLQEIEKGTFREDLFYRLNVVPIVVPTLRDRREDIPLLVKHFLRVHAEEQGLKIKQVSPEAMDVFMQYEWPGNIRELRNLIERLMIMVPGPVIEAAHASVALQVRPQPLVAQSAAGVQPANTLLTRPYDSLRDARNAFEKEFIARKLREHHWNISRTAEDLKIERSHLHRKIKLLDVEMRPEM; encoded by the coding sequence ATGTCTGCTTCGATTCTCATTGTCGATGATGAAGTCTCCATTCTGAATTCCTTGAGCAGCATCCTGGAGGATGAAGGGTATGACGTGAGTGTGGCCAAAAGCGGCATGGAGGCCCTCAAACATTGCGCCATGAATCCACCCGAACTGATGATGCTGGACATCTGGATGCCTGAGATGGACGGACTAGAGACACTCAAACGCCTGCGCGAACTGGTGCCCAGCACGCAGGTAATGATGATGTCCGGGCATGGGTCGATCGAGACCGCGGTGAAGGCGATCAAGTTGGGCGCCTACGACTATATCGAAAAGCCGCTCTCGCTTGAAAATGTGACGCTCAGGGTCAAGCACGCTCTGGATCAGCATCGGCTGGAGCAGGAGAACCGCAGCCTCCGCACGAAGGTCGAACGGAAGTTCGAACTCATCGGGCAGGCGCCGGTCATGCAACAGTTGAAGCAACTGATCGAAACGGCCGGTCCCACGAACAGTCGTGTGTTGATCGGCGGCGAAAACGGCACCGGGAAGGAATTGGTGGCCAGGGCCATCCATCAGCATAGCCACAGGGCGACCCGGCCTTTTGTGGCGGTGAACTGCGCGGCGATTCCTGAAACCTTGATCGAGAGCGAGTTGTTCGGTCACGAGCGCGGGGCCTTCAGCGGAGCGACCACCATGAAGCGGGGCCAGTTCGAACAAGCCGACGGCGGCACGTTGTTTTTGGACGAAATTGCGGACATGAGTCTGAGCACGCAGGCCAAGGTGTTGCGTGCCCTTCAGGAACAGCAGTTCACGCGGGTCGGGGGGACCAAGTTGATCAAGGTGGATGTACGGGTGCTGGCCGCCTCGAATAAGGATCTGCTGCAGGAGATCGAGAAGGGGACGTTCCGTGAAGACCTGTTCTATCGGCTGAACGTGGTGCCGATTGTGGTGCCCACCCTGCGCGATCGCCGTGAGGACATCCCGTTGCTGGTGAAGCATTTCTTGCGCGTGCATGCAGAAGAGCAGGGCCTGAAGATCAAACAGGTGTCGCCGGAGGCCATGGATGTGTTCATGCAGTATGAATGGCCGGGGAATATCCGTGAACTGCGGAATTTGATTGAGCGGCTGATGATTATGGTGCCCGGTCCGGTAATCGAAGCGGCGCATGCCTCCGTCGCCTTGCAGGTGCGTCCTCAACCGCTGGTCGCACAATCGGCCGCCGGTGTGCAACCGGCCAATACATTGCTGACCAGACCGTATGATTCGCTCCGCGATGCCCGCAATGCGTTTGAGAAAGAATTTATCGCCCGCAAACTGCGCGAGCATCATTGGAACATTTCCCGCACCGCCGAAGACCTCAAGATCGAGCGCAGCCATTTGCATCGGAAGATTAAGTTGCTTGATGTGGAGATGCGTCCCGAAATGTAA
- a CDS encoding HAMP domain-containing protein — MPESTDMTKLLPPGVLREQEPSSPASLESERRKRHVRPVWIVLILLLPCLALTLYYAQMAVPVGEESDSFLPSTGYAFVLLLVNLDLIGFVVLTLLLSRNLIKAYFERRHRLVGSGFRAKLVAAFIGFSLIPTVLLALVASGLVNKAVDVWFNDQIEHVMKDSYEVARMHHAGHVSLAINSARAISHEIFREELLLPEQRDLLVAAIARKRAEYATAGIEVFSSKMETLTKALDPEVPVTVLDLPIGQLVLQVINGKQELTSVQEAQTGRLVRAGVPIASSVRRGEIDGVVVVDAYVPESLLGKMESIGRQYAEYKQMKAMKNPIKAGAYLLVAVITVMILFSATWFGFYVARGITVPIQRLAEATEAIAQGDLSVRIEAKATDEIGTLVESFNRMTADLQGSKSKVEEANVSLRQSNLELDRRRAYIETVVDTIAAGVLSIDRQGLITTFNPSAERMLGLWADRFRGRSANEVFKEYKLDLFQSVYDRMLADQRDNIALEGQLDLQGRFLTIGVHCSRMKDESNKDLGFVLIFEDLSELIKAQKAAAWREVAQRIAHEIKNPLTPIQLSAQRLRKKFQDKAPDFDRICDESTQVIVNEVGSLKQMLDEFSKFARMPAPHMTMNSLDDVVKEVVALYESAHREIACVVSLDSDLPPFNFDREQIKRVLVNLCDNGIHAMNQKGRLWITTRYDTKQRRAVVTVADEGTGIAPEDQDKLFVPYFSRKKTGTGLGLAIVRRIVTDHDGQIHAGNHQPKGALFTFELPV; from the coding sequence ATGCCTGAGTCGACGGACATGACCAAACTCCTCCCTCCGGGGGTGTTGCGCGAACAGGAGCCGTCCTCACCCGCCTCCCTGGAGAGCGAGCGGCGCAAGCGCCATGTCCGGCCTGTCTGGATTGTCCTGATCCTCCTCCTGCCATGCCTGGCGCTGACATTGTACTATGCGCAAATGGCTGTTCCGGTCGGGGAGGAATCGGATTCCTTTCTCCCCAGCACCGGGTATGCTTTCGTCTTGCTACTGGTCAATCTCGACCTGATCGGGTTTGTCGTTCTCACGCTGCTCCTGTCCCGCAACCTCATCAAAGCCTATTTCGAACGCCGACATCGTCTGGTGGGGTCAGGGTTTCGGGCAAAGCTGGTCGCGGCCTTCATCGGATTTTCCCTCATTCCCACCGTGCTGCTCGCATTGGTCGCCAGCGGGCTGGTCAACAAAGCCGTTGATGTCTGGTTCAACGATCAGATCGAACATGTGATGAAGGACTCGTATGAGGTGGCGCGCATGCACCATGCCGGGCATGTGTCGTTGGCGATCAACAGCGCGCGTGCCATCAGTCATGAGATCTTTCGCGAGGAATTGTTGCTGCCGGAGCAACGGGATTTGTTGGTCGCGGCGATCGCCAGAAAACGAGCCGAATATGCCACGGCTGGCATCGAGGTGTTCTCCTCAAAAATGGAAACGCTGACGAAGGCCTTGGATCCTGAGGTGCCGGTAACCGTGCTCGATCTGCCGATTGGTCAGCTGGTGTTACAGGTGATCAACGGCAAGCAGGAGCTGACCTCGGTGCAGGAAGCGCAGACCGGCCGGTTGGTGCGGGCCGGTGTACCGATTGCCTCCAGCGTGCGGCGCGGGGAAATCGACGGAGTCGTGGTGGTCGACGCCTATGTGCCGGAATCGTTGCTCGGAAAAATGGAGAGCATCGGTCGGCAATATGCCGAGTATAAACAGATGAAAGCGATGAAGAATCCCATCAAGGCCGGCGCGTATCTCCTGGTGGCCGTCATCACCGTGATGATTTTGTTCAGCGCCACCTGGTTCGGATTTTACGTGGCGCGCGGTATCACCGTGCCGATTCAACGGTTGGCCGAAGCCACCGAGGCTATTGCGCAGGGGGATCTGTCGGTTCGTATCGAAGCGAAGGCGACGGATGAAATCGGCACTCTGGTCGAATCCTTCAACCGGATGACTGCCGATTTGCAAGGCAGTAAAAGTAAGGTCGAGGAGGCGAACGTCTCGCTGCGCCAGTCCAACCTCGAACTGGACCGACGGCGCGCGTATATCGAGACGGTGGTCGATACGATTGCCGCGGGGGTCCTGTCGATCGACCGTCAGGGACTCATCACGACCTTTAATCCGTCAGCCGAACGCATGTTGGGATTGTGGGCCGACCGGTTTCGCGGCCGTTCCGCCAACGAGGTGTTCAAAGAGTACAAGCTCGATCTATTTCAGTCTGTCTATGATCGCATGCTGGCCGACCAACGGGACAACATCGCGCTGGAAGGGCAGCTGGATTTGCAGGGACGCTTTCTGACCATCGGTGTGCATTGCTCGCGCATGAAGGACGAGTCGAACAAGGATCTCGGGTTCGTGCTGATCTTTGAGGACCTGTCGGAATTGATCAAGGCGCAGAAGGCGGCGGCCTGGCGGGAAGTCGCGCAGCGGATCGCGCATGAGATCAAGAATCCGTTGACGCCGATTCAACTCTCCGCGCAGCGGCTGCGCAAAAAATTTCAGGACAAGGCGCCGGATTTCGACCGTATCTGCGACGAGTCCACCCAGGTGATCGTCAACGAGGTCGGCAGCCTCAAGCAGATGTTGGATGAGTTTTCGAAATTTGCACGCATGCCGGCGCCGCACATGACGATGAACTCTCTCGACGATGTCGTGAAAGAAGTCGTGGCGCTCTACGAGAGCGCACATCGCGAGATTGCCTGTGTGGTGTCCCTCGACTCCGACCTGCCGCCTTTCAATTTCGATCGCGAGCAAATCAAGCGTGTCCTGGTGAATCTCTGCGATAACGGCATTCATGCCATGAATCAGAAGGGACGGTTGTGGATCACGACCCGATACGATACCAAACAACGCCGGGCGGTCGTCACCGTGGCGGATGAAGGCACGGGCATCGCCCCCGAGGATCAGGACAAACTCTTTGTGCCCTATTTTTCCAGAAAGAAGACCGGGACCGGCCTGGGGTTGGCGATCGTGCGACGGATTGTGACCGATCACGACGGCCAGATTCATGCCGGCAATCATCAGCCGAAGGGAGCCTTGTTCACGTTCGAATTGCCGGTGTAG
- a CDS encoding DUF1844 domain-containing protein, with the protein MGDEKEQGFVIRDRRGRGEEAPAAASAPTPPTPEPAPAESHHADAHGHAGHLPVNFSSFVISMGSSALMLMGEQLDPQQPAMPLNLPQAKEIIDLLSMLEEKTRGNLTPDEQVVMKDMLYALRMKFVSLTAGKPSIHTP; encoded by the coding sequence ATGGGTGATGAGAAGGAGCAAGGGTTCGTCATCCGCGATCGTCGAGGACGAGGTGAAGAGGCGCCCGCCGCAGCATCGGCTCCCACACCTCCTACTCCTGAACCGGCACCGGCCGAGTCACATCATGCTGACGCGCATGGGCATGCCGGGCATCTGCCGGTCAACTTTTCGTCCTTCGTGATTTCCATGGGCAGTTCGGCTCTGATGCTGATGGGGGAACAATTGGATCCTCAACAGCCGGCCATGCCGCTGAACCTTCCTCAAGCGAAGGAAATCATCGATCTCCTGTCCATGCTGGAAGAGAAAACCCGAGGCAACCTCACGCCGGACGAGCAGGTCGTCATGAAGGACATGCTCTACGCGTTGAGGATGAAATTTGTGAGCCTGACTGCCGGAAAACCGTCGATCCACACCCCGTAA
- the mazG gene encoding nucleoside triphosphate pyrophosphohydrolase, with the protein MSARFDDVVRIMARLRAPGGCPWDRKQTHESLKPYLIEETYEALDTIDRRDFAKLKEELGDVLLQVLFHSQIGTEAGTFTIDDVLEQLGDKLVRRHPHVFSESADGTPALNSDQVVHRWEDIKRAERKSAGKPDSVLHDIPKALPALLRAYQTQVRAARVGFDWPESPQGLAAVLDKVDEELGELRHAIHDASPPPQTASTPKMEPTAAMAAELGDLLFSLVNVARHLKVNPEESLRLATNRFTSRFQFIEQEAARTSRNVNDLTLAEMDAFWNAAKQQESQEQNQAGATPAPSTNPTHSSS; encoded by the coding sequence ATGTCCGCACGTTTCGACGACGTTGTCCGTATCATGGCTCGCCTCCGTGCCCCCGGCGGTTGCCCCTGGGATCGAAAGCAGACCCACGAGTCGCTGAAGCCCTACCTCATCGAGGAAACCTACGAAGCGCTCGATACCATCGATCGACGCGACTTCGCCAAGCTCAAGGAAGAGCTGGGCGACGTGTTGCTCCAGGTGCTGTTTCACAGCCAGATCGGCACCGAAGCGGGCACCTTCACCATCGACGACGTGCTCGAGCAACTCGGCGACAAGCTCGTACGCCGCCATCCGCACGTCTTCAGCGAAAGTGCCGACGGGACACCTGCCCTCAATTCCGACCAGGTCGTGCATCGCTGGGAAGACATCAAACGGGCCGAGCGCAAGAGTGCCGGAAAGCCGGATTCGGTCCTGCACGACATTCCCAAAGCCCTGCCGGCACTGTTGCGGGCCTACCAGACTCAGGTTCGTGCCGCACGGGTGGGATTCGACTGGCCCGAGAGCCCACAGGGGCTGGCTGCGGTCCTCGATAAGGTGGACGAAGAACTCGGGGAACTTCGCCACGCCATCCACGACGCGTCGCCACCGCCGCAGACCGCCTCCACGCCCAAGATGGAGCCGACAGCGGCCATGGCCGCCGAACTGGGAGACCTGCTGTTCTCACTGGTGAACGTGGCGCGTCACCTCAAAGTGAATCCGGAGGAGTCCTTGCGGCTGGCAACGAATCGCTTCACCAGCCGCTTTCAGTTCATTGAGCAGGAGGCGGCGCGAACTAGCCGCAACGTGAATGATTTGACCCTGGCGGAGATGGATGCCTTCTGGAATGCCGCGAAGCAGCAGGAATCACAGGAGCAGAACCAGGCAGGCGCCACGCCGGCTCCTTCAACGAACCCGACTCACTCTTCCTCATGA
- the hemG gene encoding protoporphyrinogen oxidase, translating into MTRTPKSVIIIGGGISGLSTAFALLEQAATANLPLSCTILDAAPVWGGKIVTHRVGQLVMEAGPDSFLSQKPWGMELCRRLGITDQLINTNPVEKKASVLRGGQLHELPEGLVTFTPSQLGPFFRSGLLSWIDLARMGCDVLIPPRRSTEDESLASFFRRRFGRHACERVMEPLMAGIYAGDAEQMSLRATFPRFYELEQSHGSVIRGMMAARRARAQAPSDGRSRHTMFVTLKHGLADLVAGLTVRIQQGGGVLKSGVQAEAVRVRSHQAGRWMYDVVCSDGTALSAEALVLATPAYVSADLVRPLSPLAAGLMETIPYASTATISLIYPAAAVGHTLQGFGFVVPRVEGRDLIAATWTSIKWPHRAPPDEVSVRCYLGGVGREAILQQDDEALVRCVRDELASIVGLQAAPHYVDVNRWHRAMPQYTIGHLDRLAQLETAVSRFGGLSITGAGYRGVGLPDCIRDGAETAARTLRYLQSVSTGRPES; encoded by the coding sequence GTGACGCGCACGCCAAAGTCAGTCATCATCATTGGTGGAGGTATCTCGGGCCTCTCTACGGCCTTTGCTCTTCTTGAGCAGGCGGCAACCGCCAACCTGCCGCTGTCCTGCACCATCCTTGATGCCGCGCCGGTCTGGGGCGGAAAGATCGTGACCCATCGGGTGGGCCAGCTGGTCATGGAGGCAGGGCCCGATTCGTTTCTGTCCCAGAAGCCCTGGGGGATGGAGCTCTGCCGACGACTAGGTATCACCGATCAGCTCATCAATACTAACCCGGTAGAAAAGAAGGCGAGCGTCCTCCGGGGCGGGCAGTTGCATGAGTTGCCGGAAGGGTTGGTGACCTTTACCCCGTCCCAGCTAGGACCGTTTTTTCGCAGCGGGCTCTTGTCCTGGATCGATCTGGCCAGAATGGGTTGCGACGTCCTGATTCCGCCGCGACGATCGACGGAGGATGAGTCGTTGGCGTCCTTCTTTCGCCGCCGGTTCGGTCGGCATGCCTGCGAACGGGTCATGGAGCCGTTGATGGCCGGTATTTATGCCGGTGATGCCGAACAGATGAGCCTTCGTGCGACCTTTCCTCGATTCTATGAATTGGAACAGTCGCATGGCAGCGTGATCCGCGGGATGATGGCGGCCCGTCGCGCTCGCGCGCAGGCCCCTTCCGACGGTCGCTCGCGACATACGATGTTTGTCACATTGAAACACGGCTTGGCGGATCTGGTAGCCGGCTTGACGGTTCGCATTCAGCAGGGCGGCGGCGTGCTCAAATCCGGAGTGCAAGCCGAAGCGGTCCGCGTCCGGTCGCATCAGGCGGGCCGGTGGATGTACGATGTGGTGTGTTCCGATGGGACGGCGCTTTCGGCAGAAGCCTTGGTGTTGGCGACGCCGGCCTATGTGAGTGCCGACCTCGTTCGGCCGTTGAGTCCCCTCGCTGCCGGGTTGATGGAGACGATTCCCTATGCCTCGACGGCGACGATTTCTCTGATCTATCCGGCCGCGGCGGTGGGACACACGTTGCAGGGGTTCGGCTTTGTGGTGCCTCGGGTTGAAGGCCGCGATTTGATTGCCGCGACGTGGACTTCGATCAAGTGGCCCCATCGTGCGCCGCCTGACGAGGTCTCGGTGCGGTGTTATCTTGGTGGTGTGGGGCGGGAAGCGATCCTCCAGCAGGACGATGAAGCGCTGGTGCGATGCGTGCGAGATGAATTGGCGTCTATTGTGGGCCTCCAGGCGGCGCCGCACTACGTGGACGTGAACCGGTGGCATCGGGCCATGCCGCAGTATACGATCGGGCATCTCGACCGGCTGGCACAGCTGGAGACGGCGGTGTCCCGATTCGGTGGGTTGTCAATCACGGGCGCCGGTTATCGGGGCGTCGGCCTGCCTGATTGCATCAGAGACGGCGCGGAGACAGCCGCCCGCACGCTTCGGTACCTGCAATCGGTTTCCACCGGCAGGCCGGAATCATGA
- the hemH gene encoding ferrochelatase: protein MSMPLSQRPIAILLMAMGGPDCLDNVEPYLKDVRGGRPTSPELVEEIRTRYRMTGGKSPVLEITREVAGALERRLNDSGEARYRCYVGLRHWHPFIKETYAELRHACPERIIGLCMAPQYSSLSIGAYMQQVEDARAACADETPISFVTSWHRHPLLIAAIVEHIQRTLNTFPAGVREQVPVVFTAHSLPERVIAMKDPYPEEVHGTAQAVCAQLGDRPTRFAYQSQGRSGETWLGPSVEATVEALADEGHRHVLVAPIGFLCDHVETLYDIDIELTESARAKGIDLKRIPMLNASAPLIDILTSVVDAHESTLVD, encoded by the coding sequence TTGAGCATGCCTCTATCCCAGCGACCGATCGCCATATTGCTGATGGCCATGGGTGGGCCAGATTGTCTGGACAATGTCGAGCCGTATCTGAAGGATGTGCGGGGCGGGCGACCGACCTCTCCCGAACTGGTGGAAGAAATCCGGACTCGCTATCGGATGACTGGCGGGAAATCTCCCGTGCTCGAGATTACGCGCGAGGTTGCCGGCGCGCTGGAACGGCGGTTGAATGACTCAGGCGAAGCACGCTATCGCTGCTACGTCGGGTTGCGGCATTGGCATCCTTTTATCAAGGAAACCTACGCCGAGCTGCGACACGCCTGCCCGGAACGGATTATCGGGCTGTGCATGGCGCCACAATACTCTTCCCTCAGCATCGGGGCGTACATGCAACAGGTGGAAGACGCGCGGGCTGCCTGTGCTGATGAGACGCCGATCAGTTTCGTGACGAGTTGGCATCGTCATCCATTGTTGATCGCCGCCATCGTCGAGCATATTCAGCGGACCTTGAACACGTTTCCCGCAGGCGTGCGTGAACAGGTGCCGGTGGTGTTTACCGCCCACAGCCTGCCGGAGCGGGTGATCGCCATGAAGGATCCCTACCCCGAGGAGGTCCATGGCACCGCTCAAGCGGTCTGTGCGCAACTCGGCGACCGCCCGACGCGCTTCGCCTATCAAAGTCAGGGACGCTCGGGAGAGACCTGGTTGGGGCCATCCGTTGAGGCGACAGTGGAGGCGTTGGCGGATGAAGGACACCGGCATGTGCTGGTGGCGCCGATCGGCTTTCTCTGTGACCACGTGGAAACGCTGTACGATATTGATATTGAGCTCACCGAGTCGGCCCGAGCCAAGGGAATTGACCTGAAACGAATCCCCATGCTGAACGCCTCGGCTCCATTGATCGACATCCTGACGTCGGTGGTGGATGCACACGAGTCCACGCTGGTTGATTAG